The segment ttataatatttatcgaGAAAGAagcatttcattaatttttttatatattttttagaatgCTTGGAAGGAGTCCAGATGCtgcggtaattttttttttcaactcttTTAAgctattttatataataatctaTTTATGTATTTCCAAAATGTATACTTATTAAAGAAATTCAGTTACTAATCTTATTTACTACTTAATTTATGTAAAATACGAAGgataaataactaataatatataaaaaggcgaaagtttgtatgtgtgttgtgtgtgtgtatgtttgttactctgtcAAGCAAAAACTATTAGATTATACGTTAGGTTATGGCTTATGGCTACTTATACCGTAAAAATTCCcatggttcccgcgggatttatcaaacatatccacgcgggcgattaagtattaaattattaaattaagtatttgtatgaatttatttataaaattagttaaatACCTAAGTGCTAAGGAACAAGTTTATTTGATAAATTTAATTAGTATTTAATTTTAGATGTACCAATTTCAACATATAATCAAAACCCAAGGTAACAGTGTAGACGGCTTGCTGAgaaaattgaataatttattgtcAAATTATTTCAACCAACCCGGAGTAGACGCCCACCAGGCCAAAATGGTGACAGACTATGTGAAATTGTTAGGTAAGTTAaaagtcgtaattaaaaaattaatgaacagaactaaaaaaagttttaaaaaatcacatatGAAAATAACACCATACATCTGtcatattgaattaaaaaaaatgtataaccaGAAAGTCGAAAAAAGGTGGTTAGGCACTTTAGCACTTTGAGAGACTTACTTGTGGTACCTCTAAGCTGTGTGCctatcatcatcgtcagcctGTGGTTGTCCACTGCTGGTCATTCTACCTTTTTTAGTTGGCTCTTGACTACTATTTCACCTggaggtaagtgatgatgcagtctaaaatggaagcgagctaacctggaagagatatggcagtttttattaaacccataccctttggtttctacgcggcatcgtattggaaagctaaatcgcttggcgacacagctttgccggtagggtggtaactagccactgccgaagcctcccaccaaacggCTTTCCCTATTGAGCGCCTCATACTCAGCTATTACTTGCCCGATCATTGTCAAAATCTCTGATAAACAACTCTCTTGATGCAGAATGGCAGAAATGCGCCAACAAACCGGAACTTAACAACAATTCAACCCTGCATTGTCTGGCATATTGTTGTGCGCAACACTGGAACGAGGGTGCGGGCAATATGATGTCGCCGCTCACGCTGTGTCAACGACAACAGGTGGGTAAGCCGACAACAATGCACTGTTGTACTGTTGTGCGCAACACTGGCACGAGGGCGCTGGCAACATGATGTCGCCGCTCACGCTGTGCCAACGACAACAGGTGGGTGAGCCGACAACAATGCACTGTTGTACTGTTGTGCGCAACACTGGCACGAGGGCGCTGGCAACATGATGTCACCGCTCACGCTGTGCCAACGACAACAGGTGGGTGAGCCGACAACAATGCACTGTTGTACTGTTGTGCGCAACACTAGCACGAGGGCGCTGGCAACATGATGTCGCCGCTCACGCTGTGTCAACGACAACAGGTGGGTGAGACGACAACAATACACTGTCGTATTTGTTGCAACACTGGCACTAGGATGTTGGCAACATGATGTCGCTTATGTGCTAACGACAAACAGGTGCTGAGCCGACAACAATCTTCTTTTCCTTTTCGTTCCTAAACAACTGATGTCGCTATGCACAATGTTGTCTCATGATGTCAATGTCGTCATTCTTGCTGTGccaacaacaatattatatggCGAGTCAACAACAacttagtttttcttttttttaatgttttttctttaaattgttCTTTACTTCTGGTTAATTTCTACACTATCTTTGGTTTTGATGTAATTTCCTGTACCTGCAGGTACCTCCGGTACAATATGATTGGGTGGTCCTCAATGTACATGGCAACTCCAGCAAGTGGGATATTGTTGAGTCAATGTTCACCAAAAAAGTGAGTTTCATTTATTTACGCTgaggttaattttattaatagaaaaggttttttaaacagatttttatttatttttatgtttatcgtgcaaaatgtcggaaaaaagacccgagtacgaaaccctcggtgcgggagtctgacttgcatttggccggtttttattttgtgAGTGCTCTTCCAGGATTGGCTCGGTCGTACAACGGTGTCTTCCAACATTCCAATGGAAACATTGCTAGCGAGGCTCAGCGAGTTGGCGGCCAGCAAGCAAATGTTGGCCACATGCCTCCACAAACTGCCCAGCGCAGATGACCGGCTGCGGCTGGCGCAGAAATATAAGGTAAggactaaataataatataaagtacaCTTAATCTCCAAGCCACATGAGAACAATGTCCAAGCCACATGAGAACAATCTCCAAGCCACGTGAGAACAATCTCCATGCCACATGAGAACAATCTCCAAGCCACATGAGAACAATCTCCAAGCCACATGAGAACAATCTTCATGTCATATGAGAACAATCTCCAAGCCGCTTGAGAACAATCTCCAAGCCACATGAGAACAATCTCATAGCCACAATATGAGACAATCTGTAGGTGAGCAAATATAGGGTCATCCACTAATGTGGATTCACATCAACAGctaatatacattttttaacatTATAGGCACATGCCTCAACAAAATcgcacctgatggaaagtgatgacgtGGCCTAAGATTATTtttgctgatgcccgcgactacgttcgcgtggatttagttttttttgaatcccgagggaattcaaacaattttccgggataaaaagtagccaatatcactctccaggtttttaaccaTAGTCATGCACAAAATCACGCCGCCCTGTGGcaccgttgcaacgtgattgaaggacaaaccaacaaacaaaggaTTGAGGTTAATCAAATAAGGCTAGGTTtaagtttttaacaaaatatacgTAATTTTTGGCAGGTACATTCCGTAGTAATAGAAACTCTGGCGAAGCAAAAGGACAGGACCAGTCTTACGAATTATAAAATGACTTTGAACGCGCAGTCCGAAGAATACATACTAGCCGAGAATACTCTCCGAGATTCGGTAAGTTATAATCTTTTGACCGAATTTCGTCTCCGGCAGCCATACAGttgaaaacatcgcgaggaaacctgcatgcctcagagttctctataatatcaaaggtgtgtgaagtctgccaattcgcacttggccagtgtggtggactatggcctaaaattaaacccttcttattctgagaagaaccccgtgcttagtagtggaccaGTGATGGGTTCATgatgaagtctaccaatccccTTTTGCCCGGCGTGGTAAACTATGACCTATTTCCTTCTCATTTCTGTTTGGTTGTGGTTTTTCTTTTAAGAGAATTTCTTGTAAGAATAACCACAATAGTTTTTTTGACCCGACTCGGgactcgaacccgggaccccGGAACATGATGCGCAGTGGTATAACCTAGCTATTAGACTAACAAAGTACtaacatttttgaaaaaatttaatagAAAAGAGGTGTGTTTTATTGAACTATAAATGTATGTATTGTTTCTCCTTCATGTTGTAgagaagataataaaatatacttatttttcttTACAGTCAATAAAATGGAAGAACTAGAACGGGTACAGAACATTGACTTGATCTgcgatagatggcgctgtacgtTTTTAAATCGCACTTGATATATTTCTTGTGACTTATCATACTTTCTTTACCTAGTTATATAGGGaagagttaaataaaataaatacataattaaatatagtcttttagtttttttttaaatgaaatattacaataaaacttaaagctagccttatctaattactatacaaatcatgccccgCGTGGAATGATACCAAGAATGATACCAATGATACCaaggctgcatttccgcgctggacagccaggctgatcagTTGAATAGTATTGaatagcgacccgccccggcttcgcatggtAGTATCTTTTCATTATCACATatcatatctatactaatattataaagaggaaacctttgtatttttgtatgtttgtattgaataggctcaaaaactactggaccgatttcaaaatttcttttaccattacttagagggattcttcctatccgtataggctatattttatcccggaaaatagaaaaaataaatgtccacccgtgcgaagccggggcgggtcgctagtcatatataaatgcgaaagtgattTCGTTTGTCTTTCAATCGCGTTGTAACGGATTGACGTGAATTTTTGGATAATTTAAGatctggagagtggcataggctactttgtatcccggaaaatcgaaaagaagttcctatgggatttaacTCAGTTCTCATGCAAAAAACacttcgatccgttgctccgttacgacgtgattgaaggacaaaacaacgCTCTTTCgcagttattataatatatgggtagtgataataaccggtaAAAGTTATGAATGTcacagtttttaataattattattattaatacttcCGCATTGTCTTCCACACAAGTTACATTTTATATTGATGTATGTATTAGTCATAAAATATTGTTACATCAATAGATTTTAGATAAGCTTAAGATAAGGGGTTTACCAATAAAAACAACCGTCACACATTAAAAccacttataaaaataatagtaatttaattcacatatttttatcttataCCACAATAAATATTAACTATTTTACGCTTAGTTAAATTCTTTTTTACaatctatatttataactatgataataatataggttAAAATGTTCTTAGTGTTGGTCCCCTTGATTTGATAAGAGTGAATCATTTTGAGTTAGAACGCCTTTTCCTATAGtctgtactagctgatgcccgcgacttcgttctcgtggatgtaggttttttaaaattcccgtgggaactctttgattttccgggataaaagtagcctatgt is part of the Maniola jurtina chromosome 24, ilManJurt1.1, whole genome shotgun sequence genome and harbors:
- the LOC123877814 gene encoding vacuolar protein sorting-associated protein 16B isoform X2, yielding MDDDDYWNTSETKAKAFSFDDDVLSPQEILAIGQKSYPGQKDESLFSSTINNVKTQLLPLSSLVSPKVLDLIVLAQSGKDPNDRTEPEPTVAVTLKRLVLGRSVSLRCHRSLKRKTELLDGAVAIGDGNAIITVVLFLIQTLNKKLVYELLSARPLALNHYISFLQSEGKVAELTDLLTMLGRSPDAAMYQFQHIIKTQGNSVDGLLRKLNNLLSNYFNQPGVDAHQAKMVTDYVKLLEWQKCANKPELNNNSTLHCLAYCCAQHWHEGAGNMMSPLTLCQRQQVPPVQYDWVVLNVHGNSSKWDIVESMFTKKDWLGRTTVSSNIPMETLLARLSELAASKQMLATCLHKLPSADDRLRLAQKYKVHSVVIETLAKQKDRTSLTNYKMTLNAQSEEYILAENTLRDSSIKWKN
- the LOC123877814 gene encoding vacuolar protein sorting-associated protein 16B isoform X1; amino-acid sequence: MDDDDYWNTSETKAKAFSFDDDVLSPQEILAIGQKSYPGQKDESLFSSTINNVKTQLLPLSSLVSPKVLDLIVLAQSGKDPNDRTEPEPTVAVTLKRLVLGRSVSLRCHRSLKRKTELLDGAVAIGDGNAIITVVLFLIQTLNKKLVYELLSARPLALNHYISFLQSEGKVAELTDLLTMLGRSPDAAMYQFQHIIKTQGNSVDGLLRKLNNLLSNYFNQPGVDAHQAKMVTDYVKLLEWQKCANKPELNNNSTLHCLAYCCAQHWNEGAGNMMSPLTLCQRQQVPPVQYDWVVLNVHGNSSKWDIVESMFTKKDWLGRTTVSSNIPMETLLARLSELAASKQMLATCLHKLPSADDRLRLAQKYKVHSVVIETLAKQKDRTSLTNYKMTLNAQSEEYILAENTLRDSSIKWKN